One region of Anaeromyxobacter paludicola genomic DNA includes:
- a CDS encoding N-acetylmuramoyl-L-alanine amidase family protein has product MSQIKRDPARRRYRHHWEKAIASLERAAVGRDAPVALLEAAHARYALYRFSAVEADRDQALRLAARARKAGSTEAAAFAAAIRREAGRDEPSPAPAVARAARPRAPFIGPPPPPRAARPEPSDEDDEDEDPVLEQAVREVIGAPAPAQVRTPLAPGRTGAALALPTPAPRAEPSPFAPRPADAATPVAPTAPAPPPAPKVAGVTAPARAPAEPPERVAGARPGPAPSDGEGEGDARPVRRIIVDAGHGGHDTGAIGPRGVREKDVTLQIAERLARKLRAASFQVVLTRSDDRFVSLAERTAIANGAKGDLFVSVHANAHPRRDRAGVESWVLNVSDDRYANRLAARENGAFPEEQEVGEDLAVRRILADLDAKVSAGASRKLARLVQREVCAGVRARVGDVRDLGVKSALFYVLVGARMPAVLVETAFISNKVEEQRLQSARYQDEVAQAISRAVVSYTGRDDRVAAAR; this is encoded by the coding sequence TTGTCGCAGATCAAGCGCGACCCGGCGCGCCGCCGCTATCGCCACCACTGGGAGAAGGCCATCGCGTCGCTCGAGCGGGCCGCGGTCGGCCGGGACGCGCCGGTCGCGCTGCTCGAGGCGGCCCACGCCCGCTACGCGCTGTACCGCTTCTCGGCCGTGGAGGCCGACCGCGATCAGGCCCTCCGGCTCGCGGCCCGCGCCCGCAAGGCGGGCTCGACCGAGGCCGCCGCCTTCGCCGCCGCCATCCGGCGCGAGGCGGGCAGGGACGAGCCCTCGCCCGCGCCGGCGGTGGCCCGCGCCGCTCGCCCCCGCGCGCCCTTCATCGGACCCCCGCCGCCCCCGCGCGCCGCCCGGCCGGAGCCGTCCGACGAGGACGACGAGGACGAGGATCCGGTGCTGGAGCAGGCGGTGCGCGAGGTGATCGGCGCCCCGGCGCCGGCCCAGGTGCGCACGCCGCTGGCGCCGGGCCGGACCGGCGCGGCGCTGGCGCTCCCCACGCCGGCGCCGCGCGCCGAGCCCAGCCCCTTCGCGCCCCGGCCCGCCGACGCCGCTACTCCCGTCGCGCCCACCGCGCCCGCCCCGCCGCCCGCGCCCAAGGTGGCCGGGGTGACGGCCCCGGCGCGCGCGCCGGCCGAGCCGCCGGAGCGCGTCGCCGGCGCGCGCCCCGGCCCCGCCCCGTCCGACGGGGAGGGGGAGGGCGACGCCCGCCCGGTCCGACGGATCATCGTGGACGCCGGGCACGGCGGGCACGACACCGGCGCCATCGGGCCGCGCGGCGTCCGCGAGAAGGACGTCACCCTCCAGATCGCGGAGCGGCTCGCGCGCAAGCTGCGCGCCGCCAGCTTCCAGGTGGTGCTCACCCGCAGCGACGATCGCTTCGTCTCCCTGGCCGAGCGGACGGCCATCGCCAACGGGGCCAAGGGCGACCTCTTCGTCTCCGTCCACGCCAACGCCCACCCGCGGCGGGACCGGGCCGGCGTGGAGAGCTGGGTCCTGAACGTCTCCGACGACCGCTACGCCAACCGGCTCGCCGCCCGCGAGAACGGGGCCTTCCCGGAGGAGCAGGAGGTCGGGGAGGACCTCGCGGTGCGGCGCATCCTCGCCGACCTCGACGCCAAGGTGAGCGCCGGCGCCTCGCGCAAGCTCGCCCGGCTCGTCCAGCGCGAGGTCTGCGCCGGCGTGCGCGCGCGGGTGGGCGACGTCCGCGACCTCGGCGTGAAGAGCGCGCTCTTCTACGTCCTCGTCGGCGCCCGCATGCCGGCGGTGCTGGTCGAGACGGCCTTCATCTCGAACAAGGTGGAGGAGCAGCGGCTCCAGAGCGCGCGCTACCAGGACGAGGTGGCCCAGGCCATCTCCCGCGCCGTGGTCTCCTACACCGGCCGGGACGACCGGGTCGCCGCCGCGCGCTGA
- a CDS encoding cytochrome c3 family protein → MKLFAFLAALVIAAPVFAAPPESVTLKAKNGDVQFPHKTHQALGCKKCHEGAPKKIEFTKDSAHKLCISCHTEMSKGPGEKACTQCHKKA, encoded by the coding sequence GTGAAGCTCTTCGCTTTCCTTGCCGCCCTCGTCATCGCCGCTCCTGTCTTCGCCGCTCCCCCTGAGTCGGTCACCCTCAAGGCCAAGAACGGCGACGTCCAGTTCCCGCACAAGACCCACCAGGCGCTGGGCTGCAAGAAGTGCCACGAGGGCGCCCCCAAGAAGATCGAGTTCACCAAGGACAGCGCCCACAAGCTCTGCATCAGCTGCCACACCGAGATGAGCAAGGGCCCGGGCGAGAAGGCCTGCACGCAGTGCCACAAGAAGGCGTAA
- the mutS gene encoding DNA mismatch repair protein MutS has protein sequence MAEIATQATPMMRQYLEMKSRYPDALLFFRLGDFYELFLDDARQAAETLQITLTSRSKGDDKIPMCGVPYHAARGYVARLLEAGFKVAICDQVEEPGKSALVKREVTRVVTPGMVLDDQVLDPREASFLGAVALAEGGGGGIALLDASTGALGCGEAGTDARLVDELRRAGVRELLLARGAARTPRGEALARAVGAPVSERDDADFERASEKLCRHLRVAGLDGFGVGDLGPGLAAAAAALTYLQDTQRAAPIHVDRLSRLPVEDVLVLDESTRQNLEIERTQLGGKRKGSLLGLLDRSATPLGGRRLAEWLRYPLRDVPAIEARLDAVGELFGSTLLRDDLAERLRPVGDLERLLSRLALRQGNARDLRALAVGLGALPPLADALEGAAAARLRAAGAALRGLEELAALLGAAVADEPPPTLKEGGMIRRGYDAELDRIATIAEDGKGYIARLEQEERARTGIGSLKVRYNRVFGYYIEVTKANLHLVPPDYQRRQTTVGGERFITPALKEFEEQVLTAEERRFALEEQLFERLREAVVSRAGALRNAASAVADADALLSLARVAAERGYARPVVDDSEVLEIEDGRHPVVEAMLPADSGGFVPNDLALGSSAADGAGQLLVITGPNMAGKSTVMRQAALIALLAQVGSFVPARRARVGLVDRIFTRVGASDDLARGRSTFMVEMTETAAILHNATRRSLVVLDEIGRGTSTFDGLSIAWAVAEHLHDETGCRTLFATHYHELTDLARERPRVKNLTVAVREVGDRVVFLRKLVQGGASRSYGIEVAKLAGLPAEVLARAREILRNLESLEVDDSGHAAISRSGRKRPAGAAPQLALFAGPATDQKLEEVARELRALDVDALRPLDALNLLAGWKAKLR, from the coding sequence ATGGCGGAGATCGCGACGCAGGCCACCCCCATGATGCGGCAGTACCTCGAGATGAAGTCGAGGTACCCCGACGCGCTGCTCTTCTTCCGGCTGGGCGACTTCTACGAGCTCTTCCTGGACGACGCCCGCCAGGCGGCCGAGACGCTGCAGATCACGCTCACCTCGCGCTCCAAGGGCGACGACAAGATCCCGATGTGCGGCGTGCCCTACCACGCGGCGCGCGGCTACGTGGCGCGGCTCCTCGAGGCCGGGTTCAAGGTGGCGATCTGCGACCAGGTAGAGGAGCCCGGCAAGTCGGCGCTGGTCAAGCGCGAGGTCACCCGGGTGGTCACCCCGGGCATGGTGCTCGACGACCAGGTGCTCGACCCGCGCGAGGCGAGCTTCCTCGGGGCGGTGGCGCTGGCGGAGGGCGGGGGCGGCGGGATCGCGCTGCTCGACGCCTCCACCGGCGCGCTCGGCTGCGGCGAGGCCGGGACCGACGCGCGGCTGGTGGACGAGCTGCGGCGGGCCGGCGTCCGGGAGCTGCTCCTGGCGCGCGGCGCCGCCCGGACCCCGCGCGGCGAGGCGCTGGCCCGCGCCGTGGGGGCGCCGGTCTCCGAGCGCGACGACGCCGACTTCGAGCGGGCCTCGGAGAAGCTCTGCAGGCACCTGCGGGTGGCGGGGCTCGACGGCTTCGGGGTGGGGGACCTCGGGCCGGGGCTCGCGGCCGCCGCCGCCGCGCTCACCTACCTGCAGGACACCCAGCGCGCGGCGCCGATCCACGTGGACCGGCTCTCCCGCCTGCCGGTGGAGGACGTGCTGGTGCTCGACGAGAGCACCCGCCAGAACCTCGAGATCGAGCGGACCCAGCTCGGCGGCAAGCGCAAGGGCTCCCTGCTCGGGCTCCTCGACCGGAGCGCGACGCCGCTCGGCGGCCGGCGGCTCGCGGAGTGGCTCCGGTACCCGCTGCGCGACGTCCCCGCCATCGAGGCGCGGCTCGACGCGGTCGGTGAGCTCTTCGGCTCGACGCTGCTGCGCGACGACCTCGCCGAGCGGCTCCGGCCGGTGGGCGACCTCGAGCGGCTCCTCTCCCGGCTGGCCCTGCGCCAGGGAAACGCGCGCGACCTGCGGGCGCTCGCGGTGGGCCTGGGCGCGCTGCCGCCCCTCGCCGACGCCCTCGAGGGCGCGGCCGCCGCGCGCCTGCGGGCCGCCGGCGCGGCGCTGCGCGGGCTCGAGGAGCTGGCCGCGCTGCTCGGGGCCGCGGTCGCCGACGAGCCGCCGCCCACGCTCAAGGAAGGCGGGATGATCCGCCGCGGCTACGACGCCGAGCTCGACCGGATCGCGACCATCGCCGAGGACGGCAAGGGCTACATCGCGCGGCTGGAGCAGGAGGAGCGCGCCCGCACCGGGATCGGCTCGCTCAAGGTCCGCTACAACCGCGTCTTCGGCTACTACATCGAGGTCACGAAGGCGAACCTCCACCTCGTCCCGCCCGACTACCAGCGGCGGCAGACCACGGTGGGCGGCGAGCGCTTCATCACCCCGGCGCTGAAGGAGTTCGAGGAGCAGGTGCTCACCGCCGAGGAGCGGCGCTTCGCCCTCGAGGAGCAGCTCTTCGAGCGGCTGCGGGAGGCGGTGGTCTCCCGGGCCGGGGCGCTGCGGAACGCGGCCTCGGCGGTGGCCGACGCCGACGCGCTCCTCTCGCTCGCGCGCGTGGCCGCGGAGCGCGGCTACGCCCGGCCGGTGGTGGACGACTCGGAGGTGCTCGAGATCGAGGACGGGCGCCACCCGGTGGTCGAGGCCATGCTGCCGGCCGACTCGGGCGGCTTCGTGCCGAACGACCTCGCGCTCGGGTCGAGCGCGGCGGACGGGGCGGGGCAGCTCCTCGTCATCACCGGCCCGAACATGGCCGGCAAGAGCACGGTGATGCGGCAGGCGGCGCTCATCGCGCTGCTCGCGCAGGTGGGGAGCTTCGTCCCGGCCCGCCGCGCCCGCGTCGGGCTGGTGGACCGGATCTTCACCCGCGTCGGCGCCTCGGACGACCTCGCGCGCGGGCGCTCCACCTTCATGGTCGAGATGACGGAGACCGCCGCCATCCTCCACAACGCCACCCGCCGCTCCCTGGTGGTGCTCGACGAGATCGGCCGCGGCACCTCCACCTTCGACGGGCTCTCCATCGCCTGGGCGGTGGCGGAGCACCTGCACGACGAGACCGGCTGCCGGACCCTGTTCGCGACCCACTACCACGAGCTCACCGACCTCGCCCGCGAGCGGCCCCGGGTGAAGAACCTCACCGTGGCGGTGCGCGAGGTGGGCGACCGGGTGGTGTTCCTGCGCAAGCTGGTGCAGGGCGGCGCGTCGCGCAGCTACGGCATCGAGGTGGCGAAGCTCGCCGGGCTGCCCGCCGAGGTGCTCGCCCGGGCGCGGGAGATCCTGCGGAACCTCGAGTCGCTCGAGGTGGACGACTCCGGCCACGCCGCCATCTCGCGGAGCGGGCGCAAGCGCCCCGCGGGCGCCGCGCCGCAGCTCGCGCTGTTCGCCGGGCCGGCCACCGACCAGAAGCTAGAGGAGGTGGCCCGCGAGCTGCGCGCGCTCGACGTGGACGCGCTGCGGCCGCTCGACGCCCTCAACCTGCTCGCCGGCTGGAAGGCGAAGCTGCGCTAG
- a CDS encoding ABC1 kinase family protein produces the protein MLREAFQDLNRLRQIAQIVARHGFGAYLDRTRLGELLRREGVPVPVVEGAGGPGEPVPPPEDEPGRKTAARFRRLLVDLGPTFIKLGQLLSSRPDILPSHWVDELSELQDAVPAIPLSEVRAEIERGLKRRVEDCFASLEEAPLASASIAQVHRATTHEGAQVVVKVQRPHIRQRIEADLQLLYTLAQLVESVIEETGIYTPTGIVEEFDRAIHEELDFANEAENARQMAEASRARAYVVIPKVHDALSSSTVLTLDYVEGVKLSEVTAEAGYDVEAVARTIIEVAFRQLFEDGLFHGDPHPGNILVLPGNRIALLDFGLVGRLTRPMQESLVTLIMAVALRDPNTVARVLNRIGVPADHTPITAFRADIGAILDRYLGLKLEEIRTSTLLRDLLDLAVKHKIRIPKEYAVLSKASVTVEGIIRRLYPRLDILEVGMPYARELLLSRFNPTDASGTLMKSLLKLQGLAEDLPAQLSQILMDLESGKFRVNVRSESLDRIAENVSTLSLTLFLGLVASGLSVAAFLVFSRALAGWPGLPLVAGAALVLSGVLFGGGLVLWLSSRPRRKISVRRLFKH, from the coding sequence ATGCTCCGAGAGGCGTTCCAGGACCTGAACCGGCTGCGGCAGATCGCGCAGATCGTCGCCCGGCACGGATTCGGCGCCTACCTCGACCGCACCCGGCTCGGCGAGCTGCTCCGGCGGGAGGGCGTGCCGGTCCCGGTGGTGGAGGGCGCCGGCGGGCCGGGCGAGCCGGTGCCGCCCCCGGAGGACGAGCCCGGCCGCAAGACGGCCGCGCGCTTCCGGCGGCTCCTCGTGGACCTCGGCCCCACCTTCATCAAGCTCGGGCAGCTCCTCTCCTCCCGCCCCGACATCCTCCCCTCCCACTGGGTGGACGAGCTCTCGGAGCTGCAGGACGCCGTCCCGGCCATCCCGCTCTCCGAGGTGCGGGCCGAGATCGAGCGCGGGCTGAAGCGCCGGGTCGAGGACTGCTTCGCCTCGCTCGAGGAGGCGCCGCTCGCCTCGGCCTCGATCGCGCAGGTCCACCGGGCCACCACGCACGAGGGGGCGCAGGTGGTGGTGAAGGTGCAGCGGCCGCACATCCGGCAGCGGATCGAGGCCGACCTGCAGCTCCTCTACACGCTCGCCCAGCTGGTCGAGTCGGTGATCGAGGAGACCGGCATCTACACGCCGACCGGGATCGTCGAGGAGTTCGACCGGGCCATCCACGAGGAGCTCGACTTCGCCAACGAGGCCGAGAACGCCCGGCAGATGGCCGAGGCCTCGCGGGCGCGGGCCTACGTCGTCATCCCCAAGGTCCACGACGCGCTCTCGTCGAGCACCGTGCTCACGCTCGACTACGTGGAGGGCGTGAAGCTCTCCGAGGTGACCGCCGAGGCGGGCTACGACGTCGAGGCCGTGGCCCGCACCATCATCGAGGTCGCCTTCCGGCAGCTCTTCGAGGACGGCCTGTTCCACGGCGACCCGCACCCGGGCAACATCCTCGTGCTCCCGGGGAACCGGATCGCCCTGCTCGACTTCGGCCTGGTGGGCCGGCTCACCCGCCCGATGCAGGAGTCGCTCGTCACCCTCATCATGGCGGTGGCGCTGCGCGACCCGAACACGGTGGCGCGGGTGCTGAACCGGATCGGCGTGCCGGCCGACCACACCCCCATCACCGCCTTCCGCGCCGACATCGGGGCCATCCTCGACCGCTACCTCGGCCTCAAGCTCGAGGAGATCCGGACCTCCACGCTGCTGCGCGACCTCCTCGATCTCGCGGTGAAGCACAAGATCCGGATCCCCAAGGAGTACGCCGTCCTCTCCAAGGCCTCCGTGACCGTGGAGGGGATCATCCGCCGCCTCTACCCGCGGCTCGACATCCTCGAGGTGGGGATGCCCTACGCCCGGGAGCTGCTCCTCTCGCGCTTCAACCCGACGGACGCCTCCGGCACCCTCATGAAGTCCCTGCTCAAGCTGCAGGGGCTCGCCGAGGATCTCCCGGCCCAGCTCTCGCAGATCCTGATGGACCTCGAGTCGGGCAAGTTCCGGGTGAACGTCCGCTCCGAGTCGCTCGACCGGATCGCCGAGAACGTCTCCACCCTCTCGCTCACCCTCTTCCTCGGGCTGGTGGCGTCGGGGCTCTCGGTGGCGGCGTTCCTGGTCTTCTCGCGCGCCCTGGCGGGCTGGCCGGGGCTGCCCCTCGTGGCCGGCGCGGCGCTGGTGCTCTCGGGCGTGCTCTTCGGCGGCGGCCTCGTGCTCTGGCTGTCGAGCCGGCCGCGCCGGAAGATCTCGGTCCGGCGCCTCTTCAAGCACTGA
- the lexA gene encoding transcriptional repressor LexA: MNGLTDRQLEVLRYIARQIEAHGYPPTIREIGEALDIRSTNGVNDHLKALERKGFLTRDRVKSRALIPTGQARQALGEQEDERPSNVISLESRAGRGARTVSIPIVGRVAAGQPILAQERIEDTVEVDSFFLGTNKKVYGLRVQGDSMIGDGILSGDYIFVKKQLHAEDGDIVVALIDEEATVKRVYFEGDRVRFQPSNPRMAPIYVRREDFRSTMLLGVVVGVYRKLS; the protein is encoded by the coding sequence ATGAACGGACTGACCGACCGCCAGCTCGAGGTGCTCCGCTACATCGCGCGGCAGATCGAGGCTCACGGCTACCCGCCCACCATCCGCGAGATCGGCGAGGCGCTCGACATCCGCTCGACCAACGGGGTCAACGACCACCTCAAGGCGCTCGAGCGCAAGGGGTTCCTCACCCGCGATCGCGTCAAGTCGCGCGCCCTCATCCCCACCGGGCAGGCCCGCCAGGCGCTCGGGGAGCAGGAGGACGAGCGGCCGAGCAACGTCATCTCGCTCGAGTCGCGGGCCGGGCGCGGCGCGCGCACGGTGTCGATCCCCATCGTCGGCCGGGTCGCCGCCGGGCAGCCCATCCTGGCGCAGGAGCGGATCGAGGACACCGTCGAGGTGGACTCGTTCTTCCTCGGGACCAACAAGAAGGTCTACGGGTTGCGGGTCCAGGGCGACTCGATGATCGGGGACGGGATCCTCTCCGGCGACTACATCTTCGTGAAGAAGCAGCTCCACGCCGAGGACGGCGACATCGTGGTGGCCCTCATCGACGAGGAGGCCACCGTGAAGCGGGTCTACTTCGAGGGCGACCGCGTCCGGTTCCAGCCCTCGAACCCGCGCATGGCGCCCATCTACGTCCGCCGCGAGGACTTCCGCAGCACCATGCTCCTCGGCGTGGTCGTCGGGGTCTACCGCAAGCTCTCCTAG